A region of the Arachis hypogaea cultivar Tifrunner chromosome 15, arahy.Tifrunner.gnm2.J5K5, whole genome shotgun sequence genome:
TTTGCGTAATCAAAAGCTAGGGGAAAAAAAAGTGAGGTACGGCAAAGTAATTAAATTGCTGCGAGTTAAGGATTGGAGTGTGTTTTGTACGTATGAGAAAGATCGTAAGAAATGAAATcgttaaataaaaaatgaaagtggATCTCAGTGCATGCTTGTGTTGTAAGAGAGTAAAAGGTTAAGATGAACATAAAGAAGAGGTCGTCATCATTAGTATTCCATGTTTGATATATTCCTGATTTAACATGGGAATGTGCAATATCAACAATTTAAAGGAAACTTTAATTTGGatcaaaattaaacaaacaaaaaaaaatgacgaCCCCTTTGAGAGCATTGGATGTGAACTTTCTGAATTAACAACTAGGATTTAACTCTAAAGGttgtataattaattaagaaCATTTCATATGTTTTGTTTAGAGAAAAATTAGCTTAGCTAGTACAATATTAATTAGAAGTTTGTATTGATTAAAAACATTTCagtttggattgattttttttaaaaatatttatttatttatttatttttttaaaaagatattttttaatagataaaaactatttcatatttaaatagattttttaaaaaaagttttaattattaaaaatgtttttgcttctgtaaaataaaatattgttagttttttaaaaaaataaataatttattttttaataaaaataattttttaaaaaatatatctaaataaatttaaaattgaaaaaaaacttTTATAGTCTACATTGGAATTAGACTAGCTAGagaaaaaagatttatttttttggaGGTGAAATGTGACTCCCTCTGTGTAGTTAATTTACTTAAAAATGGATTTCTGAAACATCATATTATAATTGGAATAAAAAACGATCTTTTTGAACATTATaagtcaataattataaaatcattaACTCATTAcgaatatttattttaaagttaattatcAACCAACTCACATACATAATAGTGATTCATCACTTATAAAACAAAATCTCAATTTTAGAGAtacatttatatttatttgaGTGTCGAATtactttttgtaaatattttcatGTTGTcaattatttatcaaatatgaAACAAATTTAATTTCATCCAAACAATAATTGAGAAGCAAAATCACACAAGaacaatatatgtatataaatattgaGAAAGTGAAATAGCTAGACATATGAAGGCTCAATTTTTTAGTTATGGAATCTGTGAGGTACTTTTTCCGGATATGGAAATAGGGAATGCTAGACGAGAAGGTGGGACAGCTTTATGTCATGTCTAGATGGTAGAATTCGGAGGGTCCAAGttgtttgttaaaaaaaataagcaaaCAAGTCGGAGGGTACGTCTTGATAATGactagaatttttaattttaacaatgcaAAACGGACCATccgttttgtatatatatatatatatatatatatatatatatatatatatatatatatatataatcaatctGAAAATGAAATTGTACAGTccgaattctttttttttaatgttaattTGAATCTGCCAATGATAAACGGTGGATCCGATTTAGGgttaatgaaaatataaaagtgtGCAACTCGTACAACAGTCTTAGGTTCTTCTTCAAGCTTATTCGTCTTCTTCCTCTGATTCTCTCTGCATTTGTATTTTTCTCCTTTATAGTATGTAACCCAAAAATTTGTTAGTGTGATTTCTGTTATTATTTAGTAGAGTAAGAGGAACGGATGGTAAGTGTGGGGGTTAATGTTGGATAGGGCACCGTTAGGGGGAGCCAGCTGAGCGCGACAAGTGGCAGGGGAAGGACAAGTCGAGGGTCCGTCTTCCCACCTACAACACGGACCGTCCGTGTTCCTTCATACAATACACAGGGTCCGATTTGTGGTATACCTGACACCACACTCAGGTGAAGCACCACCCTTCTCCATAACAAGGTTCATCACATACTATACTtccatatgaaaattaaaaagcgaCATATGAAAATAGaagatttaatatttaaattcatccttgaaattttaattattttaatttgaaccCTAATTATTCTATAActcatgttaattttttaaataatttttattaacgtTATGCTGACATAAACAATCAGTATCACGTATTAAAATAACATTCGGTCATATAGAATAAAGGAATGACGTATTTGTTAGTGGCACATGATATGTTAATATGGACAATAATATCacattttataatatgatttgttCACGTATCACAATATGATTCAAAAGTAATTTGAATcacttaaaataataatatagcaGCGATACATGGACAAATTATATGGTGATACTTAATGTTACGGCCCGGCCCAGGACTCTCGCGGGTCAGGCCGACCCGAGCTCCACCCGGCCCGGTTGCGCACCCtccaaccgacccggacacgcgtcccgtacggctcACCCGCAGCTATGGGACAGCGTCCTTGAGAATATGGGCCTGCCCTCCAGGGGAGCCCACtgctgacatgtatataaggggaagattggctcttcccccgaggtacgtcacattTTTCACATCACCCCTCTTTCCGCCTGCACATTgtctgacaagagcgtcggagtgtctttgcaggtggcaccccccttctCCGCACAAAGTACTCGGGACCTCGCACCTCTTGGGTCGGACGACCGCGACCAGACGAGCCCCTCCATCACTCCGAATCCTGACCCGAACCGTTCGGTAGCCGatctaccgaacattggcgccgtctatgGGGACTCGTCCATGGACTTCGTACTAGTCTAGACTGGGACAGGTAGCGAGGCCGCGCCTCTCGTGCTTGGGGGAGGCGCCGTTTCGACAGAAACCCGACAACAGCAGAGGTCGCCTCCGAGGGACACGACGCAGACTCACAAAAGACGCCCCTTCGGAGGTACTGGCGACAACCACGCCAGGATAATGCAAGAGTTGCGCCATAGGATGCAAGACTTAGAGCGCCGGCTAGCCGAGCGAGAACGCGACCAACGCACCCCGGAGCGGAGCCCCACCCGCTCCCGTTCAAGGAGCCGCTCGAGGCGCTCGCCCAGCCCCCAATACGAGTCAGAGAGCACGGGGGGATAGGGACGAGCCAGAAGAAGAAGTCGGGACCCCATCATTTACGCCCGACACGAGAGACGGCGTGCGTCGAACAGAGGCGAAGAGGACGCCCGACGGGAGAATGACGAGCCGGGGAGAACTACCCGGGGACCAGTGATAATAGGAGCGACCCCTTTCCACCGTTCCGTACTCGAGGTCCGGCtgccgaaacacttcgacaagccaacggacatgaagTATGATGGAACACAAGATCCCCTGGAACACttgacggcctttgaggccagaatgaacctggAAGGGGTAGGAGACGAGGTCAGATGTTGCGCCTTCCCGGTCACCCTGGCGGGCCCAGCGATACGGTGGTTCAACAACCTCCCGTAGGGCTCGGTGACTCAATTCTCCGACATCAGCCACGCCTTCTTGGCTCAATTCACGACCAGGATTGTCAAAGCCAAACACCCAATCAATTTGCTAGGGGTAACACAGAGACCCGGAGAGCCGACCAGGAAATACCTGGACCGTTTTAATGACGAGTGCCTGGAAATTGACGGTCTAACGGACTCGGTGGCAAGTCTATGCTTGACGAACGGGCTCTCGAATGAGGACTTCAGGAAACACCTTACCACAAAGCCCGTTTGGACAATGCAAGAGATCCAGTGCGTGGCCAAAGAATACATCAATGACGAAGAAGTCAGCcgggtcgtggctgccaataagcGGCAGCCCGCCTACAACCAAGCCCGGCACTATGAAGGCAgagaaagaccaaaggaacacGCCAGGGACGGCGGTCCGAGTAAAACACCCAAACCGTTCCCCCGAGTTGGGAAGTTCACCAATTATACCCCCCTCACAGCACCAATCAccgaagtttaccaacagatagcGGAAAAGGGGATACTGTCAAAGCCCCGACCTCTGAAGGACAGgacgggaggaaacaagaacctctactGTGAGTACCACAAGGGTTACGGacacaagacccaagactgcttcgACCTAAAAGACGCCCTGGAGCAAGCTATCAGGGATGGGAAACTTGCCGACTTCTCCCACCTTATACGGGAACCAAGGAGACGCAACCGGGACCACGATAGCGAAGATAGATCCCGGTCAACAAGGCGACGGCAGGAACCAGAGGGTGACGACCACGGCCTTACGGTGGTAAACGTGGTAACGGCCAGGAATACCGCCCCAAGGTCAAAGTCAGCACAGAAAAAAGACGCCAAGGTCCTAGCGGTCTCCACCTCGACTGTTAGAAGTTTCCGAGGTATCCCACCCATCTCCTTCGACCTAGAGGACCAATGGTTTGACGAGGCACCGGAAAGTccgcccatggtcatcacggccagggTCAGAACGggcctcgtcaaacgaatcctgGTAGATACGGGGGCAGATTCAAACATCATGTTTCGAAACGTTTTCGATGCCCTGGGACTAAGGGACACCGACCtgacgacccaccagcacggtgtggtagggttGGGGGACCACTTTATCAAGCCGGATGGAATCATCTCACTCCCGACCTCTGTGGGACAGGGGCAAAAGCAATGAACAGTCATGGCGGACTTCGTAATATTACGAGACTCCACGGATTataacatcatcctggggagaaaaATCATCAACGACCTGGGGGCGGCCATTAGCACAAAGCTGCTGGTGATGAAGTTTGTTACTGATGACGGATCCGTAGGATCCATCAAAGGCGACTTGGAAACGGCGGTCGCTTGCGACCACGCCAGCCTTTCTCTCAGGAAAAAATCCAAAGAAGCATCTGGGGTCTTCCTTGCTGACCTGGACGCCAGGATAGACGACAAACCTAGACCAGAGCCAGAAGGAGACTTGGAAAAGTTCAGGGTCGGCGAGGAGGACGATAAATTCACATTCATAAACAGGAACCTCCCCCATGAAATGAAGGAGCCTTTGATGGAAATGATCAGGGctaatgccgacctctttgcctggacgcCTGTCGATATGCCCGGGATAGATCCCCAGCTCATATCGCATCATCTGGCCATCAAGGCGGGAACCAAGCCAGTGGCCCAGAGGAGGAGAAAAATGTCGCAAGAAAGGGCAGAAGAGGTAGCCAggcaaatggccagcctcctagaagcaggATTCATCCGAGAACTAGACTACTCGACCTGGTTGTCGAATGTGGTCCTGGTTAAAAAGCACAATGGGagatggagaatgtgcgtagatTACTCTGACCTCAACAAGGCGTGTCCCAAGGATTGCTACCCCCTACCTAACATTGACGCACTCGTCGACGCAGCGGCGGGGTACCgatatctgagcttcatggatgcctactcaggatacaatcagataccgatgcaccgacccgacgaggaaaaaacggcgttcataacgccaggggaAATCTATTGTTACAGggtaatgccttttggtttgaaaaatgctggggccacgtaccaaaggttgatgaataagataTTCAGTGAACTTATAGGCAAAACAGtagaagtctacgtggatgacatactCGCGAAGACCACACGACCCGACGACCTCCTTGGCGACCTTGATGGCGTTTTTTCGTCCCTCcggcaacacggcatgaggcttaacCCACTCAAGTGCGCGTTTGCcatggaggccggaaagttcctgggattcatgatTACTCAAAGAGGGGTGGAAGCCAACCCCGAGAAGTGTCAGGCAGTtctccagatgaagagcccgggttgtGTCAAAGACGTCCAACGACTTGCCGGGAGGTTAACGGCTTTGTCCCGATTCCTCGGCGCGTCAGCAGCAAGAGCCCTGCCTTTCTTCAATCTAATGAAAAAAGGAATGACGTTCGAATGGACCCCAGCGTGCGAAGAGGCATTCAACCACATCAAGCAGATCTTAGCGGCACCACCAGTTCTCAGAAAACCCAGGGCCGGAGAACCGCTCTATCTCTACTTATCAGTAACCGAGGAAGCACTTGCCACAGTGCTCGTTAGAGAAGAGGAAAAGACCCAACAACCCGTTTATTTCGTTAGCAGGGTCCTCCAAGGACCAGAACTGAAATACAGCAAGCTGGAAAAACTGTCGCTGGCGCTCCTAGTCTCCTCCCGAAGGTTAAGACAATACTTCCAGAGCCATCGTATAGTCGTGAGGACGGATCAGGCGATTCGCCAAGTACTGCAAAAGCCTGACTTGGCCGGTAGGATGATAacctgggccatcgagctctccCAATACGACCTACAGTATAACCCCGACATGCAATCAAAGCTCAGGCAATGGCAGACTTTCTGGTTGAGGTGACGGGGGACCCTCCCGAggaaacgggcacacggtggaggctccatgttgacggggcctccaaccaaacgtccgggGGAGCAGGGGTCATCTTAGAAAGCCCAGCAGGGGTCATCTATGAACAATCGACTAAGTTCGAGTTTCCAgtgtcgaacaaccaagcagaatatgaagctctcTTGGGCGGACTAACACTAGCTCGGGAAGTCGGAGCGACAAAGGtcgaagtatgcagcgactcACAAGTTGTCACCTCGCAGGTaaacggaagctaccaagcccgggaccccctcctgcaaaaatacttggaaaaggTTAGAGAAATAACGGGTCAGTTCCAGGAGGTCATCGTCCAACACGTcccaagagaaaggaacacacgggcggaCCCCCTGTCTAAGCTGGCAAGCACAAAGCCAGGATCGGGTAACCGGTCCCTTATCCAAGGCATGGTGAAGGAACCAACGGTCGCCCTCCATTTGACGAAGTCAAGCCCCTCAtggctagaccccatcaccaactTCCTGGAACTCGGCAAGTTGCCTGAAGATGAGAAAGCAGCCAAAGCCTTAAGAAGGGAGGCGGCCAAATACGCAATCATACAGGGACAactattcaaaaagggactcagccagcccctattgaagtgtttgcaccccgaccagacggactacgtgcttagagaagtccatgaggggtgttgcggacaccacatcgggggcaaagccctagcaaggaagctcatccgagcagGATACTATTGGCCAACAATGATGAAAGACTCAAAGGAATTTGTCAAAAAGTGCATaaagtgtcaacaaaacgccaacttccacaaggcACCGGCCTCCGAGCTAAGCTCTCTGACGACTACTCGACCTTTcgcacaatggggagtcgacctcctggGGCCTTTCCCGGtcggcccaggacaagtcaaatacctcattgtcGCCATTGACAACTacaccaaatgggtggaagctgaACCGCTGGCTACGATATCGTCCTCCAACTgccggaagttcatgtggaggcaggtgataacccgtttcgATATCCCGGAGGTCGTTATCTCAGATAATGGGACCCAGTTCATGGACAAGAAGTTCATGGAGTTCCTCTCTGGCCTAGGGATAAAGCAGAGGTTCTCctcggtagaacatccccaaaCAAACGAACAGGTGGAGGCTGCAAACAAAGTCGTCCTTCTTGGTCTAAAGAAGCGCCTAGACAATAAGAAAGGAACATGGGCTGACGAACTCGCTTCCATCCTATGGTCCTACCGGACAACCGTGCAAAGCGCCACGGGAGAAACTCCCTTTCGCCTAACATACGGGGTCGATGCTGTGATACCCGTCAAAATCGGCGAACCGAGCCCCTGACTACTACTCGCGGGCATGAGCGAAGCGGTCGAAAAGGACCTGATCGAGGAGACAAGGGAGATGGCTCACTTGTCAGAAACGGCGTtgaaacaaagaatagccctgCGTTACAACGCTAAAGTCCTCAAACGGGATTTCGAGGAAAGGGACCTCGTCCTGCGACGCAACGATGTCGGCGCACCGACCCcaggggaaggaaagctggcggtaaactgggaaggtccctacagggtAAGGGAGGTGCTCGGCAAAGGCGCCTACAAGCTCGAGAGACTCGACGGCAAGGAAGTACCCAGAACATGGAACGCAGGCAACCTAAAAAGGTTCTACTCATGACTTAACGGCTCGCCGACCAGGGAGCCTAACTAGATAGTCGATACTGGCCCTGTCCACATGTTAATTTACCTTGTCTATTTACTTTGTCAAATACTTGCCCAGCTGACGATTAAGTTTcacttgttaaaattttttttacctaCCTATTGCTCCCCAATATGTGCTTCACACGATTGATCCCTATAACGGCAcaccgggactgatcaccccgggagccagacGGATCACAGCCATAATTAACTCGGCGACAACACGACCAAACCGGTCCGAACCGTTACCTACATAAAAACGGCAAGACGGGCACAAGCAATAAGCCCGCCCCGGAAACGCGGTAACACAAATAATCCAACGGGCAAGGCAAAGATAATAACGGCAACACGACCAGACAACGAAACGAGCGTAAATCATAAAGCAACCAAATGAACATAACTTATAAAGTGTCAAAACATGGGACGAACAAGCAAATTGTTCAAAACAAACAAACGACAAACACGCAAAGTTACAAGGTATCACTTCCTCGGCATATCTACAACCTTGCCATCTTGAATCATTTTGAAGACCCCGATAGCAGAGGTGTCGAAGTCGGGAGCCACAATCTTCATTTGAGCCTTCAAGGCATCCTCAGTCATAGTAATTGCATTCTTTCCCTGATCCTTGGTCGCTTTCAGCTTCTTTTTGAGCCCCTCAACTTCCGACCTAGCGGCCTCGGCCAACGAGACAGCTTCGTCACGCTCTTTCTCCAAGGCCGCCACCCGACCCTGAGCAGAGTTCAGCTGGCCCTCCAAGGTCATCTCCCGCTCGATTAGACGGGCCATCGACTCGTCCGAAACTTTCAACTTCTCGGCAGCGGACGTCGCCTTCTCTTCCGAAACTTTGAGCTTCTCCGCCATCTCGGACAACTGACCCTGGAACTGCTCAACTTGGACTTTGAAATCATTATTGGCTTTAACAGAGGACTCAAGCTTCCTCCGGAGGGCTTGCATCCCCGACAACTCGAACTCAGCCTTTCGAGCTATTACGGCCCCCTGGAGCAAAGTCCGATACATCCATCTAGCCTGTCCAGCCAGTTCAGTGCCAAGGAAATGTTCCTCCGTCCCGGGGATCAATTGGGAGTCTATAAACCTTGTTGCATCAAAATTTCTCTCCATGATACTAAGGGCCCCCTCCGGACTGGCTGACGACCTCCGCCTTTTGGGAGTGTGAATAAGTTCCACGTCATCATCTTCTTGATGGGAAGCGGTTGAGTGCCCGCCAGTTGCCTCCTCGGGAATAGGGGAACCCTGATCCTCGATAGGTCTTTTCCCCGCCTTAACGGCCTCCCGAGAAGAAGTCTCGCCCTGACCTCCAACCTCCACGGCTGGACCCTCCGACTTCCCGGTCTGATCCTCCGCCTCCCCAGCATCCTTCTCCGCTTTCTCGTCGTCACTATCCTCAAAAAAGGTCTTCATCAAGTTTTCAAGTCCGACCACAGTGGCAGACATTTCCACTACAACAAACAACAAACGCATTAGTCGTTAAAACGGATAAAGAAAACAACAGTAAACGCAAAGACAAGCAAATAAGACAACTCACGGATATAGCTCCTGCcggcctcccgttcacccataagaagatgagggttcacggggttcttttcaaaaatagcaaaaagtACGTCAGTTATTTGCTTATCTACAGATGACAACCTCTTGTACGTCACCTTGATAAAGGGATTCGACCCCGCCCCGAAACTCCAGTAAGTCGGGATAAGCCGCTCCCCCTCTAACGACAACCAAAGGGATGACGACTTTGAAATACTTATCTTTGAAACCATGGTAGGAGTCCTCGAAGAGGCCAAATATTCTCCTACCCTGGCCGAAACGGAAAGAGAGAAATCCTTTCCTCGCCTTCCCCTGCTTGGAAGGGTTGGTAAGGTTGAAGTAAAAGAGGAAGACGTCCACTGACACCGGCAGCTCTAGATACTCGCAAACCATTTCGAAACAGCGGATCGaggcccaactgttcggatggaGCTGAGAGGGGGAGACGGATATCCGGTTTAGGAGTGCCATTTGAAACTCAGAGAACGGTATCCGAACGCCAACTTGCGTGAACATGGACttgtaaaaccaaatccaatCAGGGACGCGAGGAGAATGGAAGTTGAGCTCATAAATACGCTCGTGGGGGGCAGGAACAACGGTCTCATAATTGGCCTCCTCGTCCGTCCCCCCACACAAGTGACCAGCTCGCCGGAACTCATTCAACTCCTCCAAATCCATTTGGTTGGGCGATGCCTTTATATCGTCGGTCACCCAGGCGTACGGGTCATAGGCCGCGCCAGATCCGGAAGACCGGGAGATgatgcgaggcatacctacagcggggtaccaatccgttagtctatgaggtcgggagtcCATAAAAACCCAGAAACTACACCCTTTCAACTTTATCATGACCAAATACGGTTGAAATCTAAGCCTATCGCACAAGTCACCTAAAAACCTACTCCGGAATGGTACCCCTCCCATAATTCATCTACCCCAACGTTGGAAAGCCATCAGGCAAAGGTAAACACAAACAGCAACTACGCAACAATAAGGTACAGTATAAACACAAGAGAGTAAGAAacaagaaattacctgaaatggCTGTAGGAACTGGAGTGTGAAAGAGAAGCACAAGATAGCTCGAGCAAGAAAATTTGGATGTCAGGGAGAAAAGAGGATGAAAATAGCAAGagtgggagaaaaagaaaaaagaaactatTTAAAAACCACCACGAGAAGCGCGAAAGAAAGCAGGGGCAAAACGGTCTTTACGCGCGGGATTTTTTTCAaaccattatgagcatttaatgctcagcgCGAAGAACGAAGCGACGAACGAACGCCTCAGCAGGCCAAGGGACACGCGCACGAGAGACGCGCCTCTCTTACGGTCAGCCGACTCAACGACAACGCACGAACAAGGACATCACGCGCCACCGATCGCCCTCACGACCCTCACTGGcgcgtcgggggcactgttacggcccggCCCATGACTCTCGCGGGTCAGGCCGACCCGAGCTCCACCCGGCCCGGTTGCGCACCCtccaaccgacccggacacgcgtcctgtaCGACTCACCCGCAGCTATAGGACAGCGTCCTTGAGAATATGGGCCTGCCCTCCAGGGGAGCCCACtgctgacatgtatataaggggaagattggCTCTTCCCCCGAAGTACGTCACATTTTTCACATCACCCCTCTTTCCGCCTGCACATTgtctgacaagagcgtcggagtgtctttgcaggtggcacccccttcTCCGCACAAAGTACTCGGGACCTCGCACTTCTTGGGCCGGACAACCGCGACCAGACGAGCCCCTCCATCACTCCGAATCCTGACCCGAACCGTCTGGTAGCCGATCTACCGAACACTTAACATATGAATAAATCGTGTTATGACTTGTGGACAAATTATATTATAACATGTGATAGATCTATGTTAATATATTAGGTATTACTAACAAACAAatcatctttttattttatatagttaAAAGATTATTCTGATATGGAATACTAACTGTTTATATCGGCATATTATGTCAACATAgtattaacaaaaattatttaaagaatgaatataaa
Encoded here:
- the LOC112747916 gene encoding uncharacterized protein, whose product is MKYDGTQDPLEHLTAFEARMNLEGVGDERPGEPTRKYLDRFNDECLEIDGLTDSVASLCLTNGLSNEDFRKHLTTKPVWTMQEIQCVAKEYINDEEVSRVVAANKRQPAYNQARHYEGRERPKEHARDGGPSKTPKPFPRVGKFTNYTPLTAPITEVYQQIAEKGILSKPRPLKDRTGGNKNLYCEYHKGYGHKTQDCFDLKDALEQAIRDGKLADFSHLIREPRRRNRDHDSEDRSRSTRRRQEPEGDDHGLTVVNVVTARNTAPRSKSAQKKDAKVLAVSTSTVRSFRGIPPISFDLEDQWFDEAPESPPMVITARVRTGLVKRILVDTGADSNIMFRNVFDALGLRDTDLTTHQHGVVGLGDHFIKPDGIISLPTSVGQGQKQ